Sequence from the Taeniopygia guttata chromosome 18, bTaeGut7.mat, whole genome shotgun sequence genome:
cagccctgggatggtggcagagccctggctgGGTTTTACGGGCTCGGCATGGCAATGAAAAAGCCCCGAGCAAATAAAGGAGGgtgtgggctgctgctgctgcccttccttctctgcagctgcaggatcCCACTGGGGCTTGTCCCAGCTTCTTATCCCCAGGCACATCAAGGAAATTCCTGAAGGACCAAGTGCCAAGGGCACAGGGGTGGAAAAACACCCTGGGAGCTGGTGAGGGCAAGGCTGAACTCCTGGCCTGGGCATCCTGGCCTGGGGAACAGCGTGGGCCACGCAGGAGCCTCCACTCCCAGGAAAACCCGGGTCTGTCCCCTGTGGCTGCTGCCAACGAGAGAGGAAatcaagggggaaaaaggaaacgATAAAAAGGAATCTCAGCAGTGGTGGGAGGCTTTCTTGGGATCCCTGCGAGGCAATGTCCCTGCTGGGAGTCACAGGTGGGGAATGTCaccagcagtgtccctgcctGGACACTGGCCTGGCTCAGATGCTGGCGGTGAGCTGAGCGTGGCTGTCCTCTGACACTCAccctgtggcactggggacatctcCCCACCTCTGCCTCCTCTCTGCCTCCTTCTCTGCTCAAACCCATCCTCCTTGGCTGGTTCTTGCTGTGGGGCATGGCTGGGACATCCTCCTGCTGTCACCTCCTTTGCCACAAGCAGCTCCAGGCactgtggggctgctcctgaTTGCACTTATTTCACTTATTTCACTCACTTATTTCACTTATTTCACAGGAGAGCATCCCCAGGGTGCTGGCAGGAAGGAGGAcaccatccctgcagcaggaccAGGCTGCAGATACCAGGCAGGACCTGATCTCTCTGCCCCTTGGGTGGCTGCCAGACCAGCCAGGCGTGTTCCAGACAAGCCTGAGATCAACAAGGCCTAATCTCAGAGCCAAGGTTCAAGCCTGGTACTTTGTCCCcatctctgtgtgctcagcaGTTGTCACCAGGCTCCTGCCGCACATCAGAGCTGCGCCTTGGTGACACAACTTTCACTTGGATTTTCACTGCTCCCCATTGCTTGGCTGGGAGAACATTCCCTGTTGGGAAAAGCCTCCCTGCAGCACTCAGGGTGTGATGGGGGCACGCAGGAGCAGCTGGGTTTGCTCCCTCACACCTCACACAGAGGTTCTGGTGCCGGATTATCCTTTTGGCTCTCCCTGTTTGCCCAGGGTGGATGGCCAGGCGTGGCTCGTGCTCCTTGTCCCCCTGTGGCACAAAGCtgtcacagagagcagcagctctgcaggaccctcctctcccagcagcatctgaggAATTACACCCCAGACAACAGCCAGCCACAAACTGCACCAAAACCCTCCCAGAATTAACTTATCTCATCAAACCAGCTTCCTGTCCATCCTTAATCCATCCCAGAGCACTTCAAAATCTAATATTACACCTGAGAGCGCCTGCCACcagcaggaagctctgcaggaCCTCTGCAGCCCCCACACCAGGCAAGGACCCCCAAGCATGctgagaatcccagaatcccagaatcccagaattcacagaatcacagaatcccagaatcccagaattcacagaatcacagaatcacagagtcacagaatcacagaatcacagagtcacagaattcacagaattctctgggttggaagagaccttcaagagcatcgagcccagcccagccccagcacaactcaaccctggcacccagtgccacgTCCAGGctgttttaaacacacccagggatggtgactccaccacctccccgggcagccattccagaactttatcacttttctgtaaaaaacctttatcctaatatccaacctaaatttcccttgTTACAGCTagaggctgtgtgctctggttctgtcagttcctggagaaggagcccagccccagctgagcacagccacctttcaggagctgtggggagtgctgcggtcacccctgagtctccttttctccaggctgagcccctccagctccctcaggggttcctcacagggtttgtgctcccagcccctctccagcctcgttgcctGCTCTGGCCACGCTCCAGCATCTCCCACCCCACCATGCCCAGCGTACCTGTGCCCCCGGCCCGTGGggctgcctggctcctgccctggtCTCTCCTGGGCGCTGCTCACCCGCGGGGCGATGCTctggctcctgcctggcaggagGTGCCCACGCTGCCGCCGTGGCCGGGGCTCAGCGGCCCTGCAGCTCCCCGAGGGGCACCTCGATGTTGAAGGTGTACCAGAAGACCCAGAAGACCAGGCTGaaggccagcagcagggcccccCCGTAAACGAAGAAGTCCCAGGAGCTGAGGGGAGCCGAGATgcccaggaggaggaagagcagccccagggcgtcgcagagcagccccagcagggcgATGGCAGGGCAGCGCCCCAGCAGCCTGGCCGTGCCCCGCAGGGTGCCCATGGTGCCACCCCGAGCCCCTCAGCGCGGCGggggcagcagcatccctgcctcGCTTGTCCCCAGCCTGCGCTGTGCTGCCAAGAGGAAGTGCAAATGTCACAGCACACCTTGCAGAACCCTCGGCAGCAGCCAGCTTTAACCGTTTCATGGCCCTGCCCCTgcgggcacagcccggggggGTCCGAGGGAGCCCACCCCGGGTGCTCTGGGCCCACCCAGGGGCAGCGGCTTCCCATCTGCTCTGTCCCAAAGGTGCAGatctgccccagccccagccctgggatgggacaCCCAGATTTGTCACTTCTGGGATGGGAGACCCAGGTTTGTCACTTTTGGGATGGGACACCCAGATTTGTCATTTCTGGGATGGGAGACCTAGATTTGTCACTTTTGGGATGGGACACCCAGGTTTGTCATTTCTGGGATGGGGGACCCAGATTTGTCACTTTTGGGATGGGACACCCAGATTTGTCACTTCTGGGATGGGAGACCCAGATTTGTCACTTTTGGGATGGGACACCCAAAATTGGCACTTTTGGGATGGGAGACCCAGATTTGTCACTTTTGGGATGGGACATCCAGATTTGTCATTTCTGGGATGGGACACCCAGATTTGTCACTTTTGGGATGGGACACCCAGGTTTGTCACTTCTGGGATGGGAGACACAGATTTGTCACTTTTGGGCAGCATCCACAGTGGGAGCATTTAGTATAtaaatgtaatatagtataggTTTAATAAAGCAATCCTTCAGCCTCCTGATCTGGAGCAGACACCATCATTTCGTCCCTAAGCTGGGGTTTGCTGCATTTTTACTGTCCCTTCCCCGCTTCCCATGTGCCCAACATGCAGTGTGGAAACAGGAAGGGCTTTTTGGGGTTCTGAACTCACTGTGGGCACCGGGAGCCCCCTGAAGTGTTTACTCTCACTGAGGACAGGGAAAGCTGCTGGATTTTGGTGAGCGAAGGGCAAGTGCAGCTCGTCCTGCTGGGACCTCACCCGCTGCCCAggtgggaggagcaggagcagcagtcgGGGTGCAGGATGGCCTGGCCGTGATCCAGGCACggatccagccctgcagcatcccaggggAACCTGGGCCACCAGCCAGTCTCAGGGGTGTGAGGGTGTGATCACAGTCGGTCTCAGGGGTGTGAAGGTGTGATCACAGTCGGTCTCAGAGGGATGTAAAGGTGTGATCACAGTCGGTCTCAGGGATGTGAAGGTGTGATCACAGTCACCAGTGGCCCCCTGCTTCCTCCCACCCCGCAGTGATTTATCCCAGCACTGACTGCCCCAAGGGCGAGTGCGACTGAGATCCTGGAATTGTGtgatggtttgggttagaagggactttaaagatcatcagttccaaccccctgccatggcagggacacctcccactgccccaggtgctcccagccctgtccagcctggccttgggcactgccagggatccaggggcagccacagctgctctgggcacctgtgccagggcctgcccacttCACAGGGaaaatccatccctgccctcaggcagtgggagccattccctggagcCTGTCCCCCATCCCTTGTCCAAAATCTCCCTCCAGCCCTCTTTGAACCCCTTTAGGTGCTGGAAGCCAGGCAGGATGGAGCTCCTCGGAGAGGGGTCTGCCCCGTCTCCGGGCAGGTTTGGAGCTGTGGAAGCCCAGGAATGAGGCAGCTCAGACACCTGGAGCAGGGCGTTCTCCACCCCAGCCTGCCGGGCGGGTTTGCTGCCCGACCTTTGAGATGCAGGGGCAATGTTTCCccttggagctgctctgcagagataATGACTTTTGTAATGCGTTTCCTGTTCTTTTTATAGCGCAGGGAAAGCTGGCAGACCACGTCTGAGCTTGCTTCAGTCAGACATAATTATGTTTGCTGGAAAACCTGATCTTTTCTCTGAGCGTGTTTTCCTTCGGTCTGATCCAGAGCATCACAGCAGGATTCAAAGAGGCTTCAGTGGGAGCACAGAGGAATAGCAGGGAGCAGGCAAAGGGGCTTTGGAGGTGCGTGGGAACAGCCCAAGGGTGGGGACTTCCCCATGGGCTGGTGCAAGGtccatccagcccagccctgcccagcaatGGCAGGAGGACACAGCAGGGGAGCTCTGCACCCTCCTGCATCTGCTCCTCACGGACTTTTCCAGCACCCACCACTGTTGGGTCATGGAATTTAAGCGGCACATTCttctctttgcttctgctgtctctattttaaaaatctgttgtCCATGAAACCGTTTAAATCCACGGAtactccctgtccctgcagcctcccACATCCCAAGGAGGCAAAGGCTCACTGGTGCCACAGCCCAGAGGCAGGAATTAAtttccctgcagcactgtgggGTTTTGCTGGGCCACAGCAGGGCATGAATTTTATGCCATCTCCTTAAGAAACCCTTGTAAGGAGCCCTCAGGTTATCCTGCTTCTCTCTTTCCCTAAATTGCCCCAGCTCACTTCAAGAGAGGGATACAATTCCCACTGCTGGGAGCTCCAGTGCAAAATTCCCTGCAAAAAATGCAGTGATCAGGCATTTAtaccctgtgctgctgggggggAGCTCCCACCTTCCTCCTGCACTTTCACCTGCAGTTATCCCCCTGCTGTTAATCTGACTTTCCCGTCAGTTATTTCCcatttataaattttattaatCTGACTTCCCCCTCAGTTATCCCCCTGCTGTTAGTCTGACTTTCCCAGTTATTCCCCTATTGTTAATCTGATTTTCCTCAGTTATCCCCCTGCTGTTAGTCTGACTTTCCCCTCAGTTTTCCTCCTATTGTTAATTTGACTTTTCTCTCAGTTATCTCCCACCTGTTAATCTGACTTTCCCCTCAGTTTTCCCCCTGCTGTTAATCTGACTTTCCCCTCAATTTATCCCCCGCTGTTAATTTGATTTTCCGACAGTTATCCCCCTGCTGTTAATGTGATTTTCCCTTAAATTCCTGTCCCTTTGCCTCCCTGTCCCACCACAGATCTGGGCAGCAAATCCtgagctccctgtgctggatcCTCTCCTCTGCAGGCTCTGCAGGTCCTTGGCAGTTTCCTTTGCCCTGGCAggctccatcctcctgccaGGCACGCTCCTGACCCCACAGAGGCGTTCACCCacacccaaaccagccccagccccactccttgTCCCCTTGTCCTCCCCCATCCTGAGCCAGCCCCCCTGTCACCCCACAGCAGAGATGTGACACAGAGCAGCCACGTCCCTGGGGAAGGTTTGCCTTTAATGAAAGCTCATGTTCTGGTTAGAAACGACCAGTCTGGAATCCAAGTCAATCCTCGGTGAGTTTTTATCACACACCTCACTGACcgcctccttctccttgccatgggcagcagcagctcactctgtcccctggcagtgccagccctggctgggcacagctccgtGCAGCAGGATGCATTTCCAGGTgccctccatccatccatgcagcgccagggctctgccctgtgcccacacctgcagccagctggcacctggggctgctcctcaccctgctgccctGTTTGCCATGCTGAACCCCGCTGCCCATCGTGGgtctggctgtggctgccccagcagcagctctgggtgagTCCTGGTGCccgctgccagggcagggctgcaaACAGCGGCCGGGCGTGGCGTGACACGAGGGACGGTCCCATGCCAGGTGTGGCACAGCCCCATCacccagctggcactgcctgcccagggatgCCTGCACCAGTCAGGAAACAAAATCCAGGGCCAGGCTGAGCCTGGGGCAAAGCGACCTGCGTGCTCAAACACCCCTAATCCAGTTGTGCCAGCTGCCAGGATGGCTGTGccactccagctgtgccagctgccaggATGGCTGTGccactccagctgtgccagctgccaggATGGCTGTGccactccagctgtgccagctgccagggtggctgtgccactccagctgtgccagctgccagggtggctgtgccacctccagctgtgccagctgccagggtggctgtgccactccagctgtgcccacacGGATCATGGAGAGGATGGAGGGGATGCCCAGGCACGCAGCCCTGGtcacaggctggcagcagtgccagggtgaGCTCCCTtcagccaggctggggaagCACAGAGGTCTCAGCTCTCAGGAGGGGCACACCTGCAGGCAGGAACGGCTCCAGAAATGGGGGAGGCCCAGCAGAGACGGCCAGGAGGGGGTGGAGGTTCCTGGGAGGGgaccagcccccagccctgagcacagctcccacagctcagAGCCTTCCCAGACACCTTCCcttgtccctgccctgccagggcctggggcagcaggggctgggaccTTCTGTAGGATCTGGCACCTTCTGTAGGAGCTGGGACCTTCTGTAGGATCTGGGACCttctgcaggggctgggatcctctgcaggggctgggacCTTCTGGAGGGGCTGGGACCTTCTGGAGGGGCTGGGACCTTCTGTAGGGGCTGGGACCctctgcaggggctgggatcctctgcaggggctgggacCTTCTGTAGGATCCGGGACCTTCTGTAGGATCTGGGGCCCTCTGTAGGGTCTGGAACCCTCTGTAAGATCTGGGAACCTCTGTAGGATTTGGGAACCTCTGTAGGATTTGGGAACCTCTGTAGGGTCTGGAACCCTCTGTAAGATCTGGAACCTTCTGTAGGATCCAGGACCCTCTGTAGGGTCTGGCACCCTCTGTAGGATTTGGGAATCTCTGTAGGGTCTGGCACCCTCTGTAAGATTTGGGAACCTCTGTAGGGTCTGGCACCCTCTGTAGGATTTGGGAACCTCTGTAGGATCCGGCACCCTCTGTAGGATTTGGGAACCTCTGTAGGATCTGGCACCCTCTGTAGGATTTGGGAACCTCTGTAGGGTCTGGCACCCTCTGTAGGATTTGGGAACCTCTGTAGGGTCTGGCACCCTCTGTAGGATTTGGGAACCTCTGTAAGGCCTGGAACCCTCTGTAGGATTTGGGAACCTCTGTAGGATCTTGCACCCTCTGTAGGATTTGGGAACCTCTGTAGGGTCTGGCACCCTCTGTAGGATTTGGGAACCTCTGTAGGGTCTGGCACCCTCTGTAGGATTTGGGAACCTCTGTAGGGTCTGGCACCCTCTGTAGGATTTGGGAACCTCTGTAAGGTCTGGCACCCTCTGTAGGATTTGGGAACCTCTGTAGGATTTGGGAACCTCTGTAGGGCCTGGCACCCTCTGTAGGATTTGGGAACCTCTGTAGGGTCTGGCACCCTCTGTAGGATTTGGGAACCTCTGTAGGGTCTGGCACCCTCTGTAGGATTTGGGAACCCCTGTAGGGTCTGGCACCCTCTGCTTCTGCTGTCTCCCGATGCTGGGCTGATCCTCCAGCAAATGAGGGAGCTTGAAGGAATTGTGGCTCCTCTCTGCCGGGGGGTCCTGCAGAACCTCCCGGGGATCTGGGCCGCTCTGGGGTTTGCCTCAGGCcaggctcctctggggctgtgctTTGCCCAGTTTGTGCTGCTGGCTCTCTCTTTGGTCTGGGGTGATGCAGAGACCTTgggccagcctggctgggctcagctggaAACCCCTGCTCCTTTCTCCTGGGATGACTTGGATGAAGTACAAAGTGGATTTTCACACTGGAGACCGTGGGGGGAACACGCTGACGGGGGTGAAATCCTCTAGGGAGTACAAGAAAGTGTTTGTTTTCATGGCTGATCAACAGGCTCGGTGGAAGGCAGGGGAACCTTCTCGGGAAGGTCCTGGCTGCCCTCAGCGGTTGAAGAAGAAGGACTTGAGGCTCTGTAGGAACTGGGACTTCTgcctctgcttctgcttcttgCGGATGATGGGGATCCAGACCAGGCCACAGACCAGGAGCATCAGTCCCAGGGACAGGAAAGCCGGGCCAGACATCTTGTAAACCTTCTTGTTCTTGGTCAGGAAGCAGGAGAGGCTGGTGATGACCACCCCGAAGAGGAAGACGGCCGCTCCCACGGACACCACGACCACGGGC
This genomic interval carries:
- the PIRT gene encoding phosphoinositide-interacting protein gives rise to the protein MEVPPKSPEESEKSPQLRELITSDTGSTLCTSSRSESVWTSAPRSKWDIYHKPVVVVSVGAAVFLFGVVITSLSCFLTKNKKVYKMSGPAFLSLGLMLLVCGLVWIPIIRKKQKQRQKSQFLQSLKSFFFNR